One genomic segment of Catalinimonas alkaloidigena includes these proteins:
- the modA gene encoding molybdate ABC transporter substrate-binding protein: MIQSREYKSSLKYFVQNLLKRNKGSRQKRKSNLPLRFLNEINDGFQERSHFAVKRKYPYYAPNECGHTNGQKYFRHDKRSTPSHGYWLGFILLIAFTAGLFPLPIQAQDSDHTLKVAVAANLLLPMQEVKKLYEEKYSGELILIPGSSGKLTAQIINGAPYDIFLAADMKYPQQVFNEGRAVSRPEALTRGRLVFWSKTRTEAPLEEWLQKNSDIKSIAIAQPELAPYGQRAKDWLSEKGIYEKVLPRVIFGESIGQVNQYIRSGTVEAAFTAISAMQAEVMKDIGYWQPLTVNSGEASQLDHGFVLLENAVAPELAINQFVEFVKSPIAAQVFQKFGYETY, from the coding sequence ATGATTCAAAGTAGAGAATACAAGTCATCCCTGAAATATTTTGTTCAGAATTTGTTGAAAAGGAATAAAGGCTCTAGACAAAAGCGAAAATCAAATTTACCTCTTCGCTTTTTAAACGAGATAAATGATGGTTTTCAAGAGAGAAGTCATTTCGCAGTGAAACGGAAATATCCTTATTATGCGCCCAATGAATGTGGACATACAAACGGGCAAAAATATTTTCGGCATGACAAAAGAAGCACGCCCAGCCATGGATATTGGCTCGGGTTTATCCTGCTTATTGCATTTACAGCCGGACTTTTCCCTTTACCCATCCAGGCTCAGGATAGTGATCATACACTGAAAGTGGCAGTAGCTGCCAATCTGCTTCTTCCCATGCAGGAAGTCAAAAAGCTGTATGAAGAAAAGTACAGCGGAGAGCTGATTCTGATTCCCGGCTCATCGGGTAAGCTGACGGCTCAGATCATCAACGGCGCACCTTATGACATTTTCCTGGCGGCCGATATGAAATATCCCCAGCAGGTTTTTAATGAGGGGCGGGCAGTGAGCAGACCGGAAGCGCTAACCCGTGGCAGGCTGGTATTCTGGAGTAAAACCAGAACTGAAGCGCCTTTGGAAGAATGGCTACAGAAAAACAGCGACATCAAATCTATCGCCATCGCCCAGCCGGAACTGGCCCCATACGGCCAAAGGGCCAAAGACTGGCTCAGTGAAAAAGGGATCTATGAAAAGGTGCTGCCCAGAGTTATCTTTGGAGAAAGTATCGGGCAGGTAAACCAATACATACGTTCGGGAACCGTAGAAGCTGCTTTTACTGCTATCTCTGCCATGCAGGCTGAGGTGATGAAAGACATAGGTTACTGGCAACCCCTCACCGTAAATAGCGGAGAGGCCAGCCAGCTGGATCATGGATTCGTTCTACTGGAAAATGCGGTAGCCCCGGAGCTTGCCATCAATCAGTTTGTAGAATTTGTAAAATCTCCGATAGCAGCGCAGGTTTTTCAGAAATTTGGGTATGAGACCTATTAA
- the modB gene encoding molybdate ABC transporter permease subunit produces the protein MSEFLQPLVLSLQLAMATTVLLFIIAIPLVYAIYFHSGSAKPLFKAVVSMPLVLPPTVLGYYLLIFMRPDGWLGQLSQQLFDLRLVFSFPGLVIGSLIFSLPFMVNPILSAIENLPFSYKEAAYTLGKSRWNTLWHVLLPNVRSSVLVGLVMTFAHTIGEFGVILMIGGNIPGETRVASIAIYNEVEMLNFDNADMYAGILLAFSFFVLISVYIYQNRSPQGVI, from the coding sequence ATGTCAGAGTTTCTTCAACCTTTGGTACTGAGCTTACAACTTGCCATGGCAACTACGGTCCTGCTGTTTATTATCGCTATTCCATTGGTATATGCTATTTACTTCCACAGTGGCTCCGCCAAGCCTCTGTTCAAAGCAGTAGTAAGCATGCCCCTGGTACTTCCTCCAACCGTATTAGGCTATTATCTGCTTATTTTTATGCGTCCCGACGGATGGCTGGGGCAATTAAGCCAGCAGCTATTTGATCTCAGGCTGGTATTTAGCTTTCCCGGCCTGGTCATAGGCTCGCTGATTTTTAGCCTGCCATTTATGGTCAACCCAATTTTATCAGCGATTGAAAACCTCCCTTTTTCTTACAAAGAGGCAGCATATACTTTGGGGAAATCACGCTGGAATACACTTTGGCATGTCCTTCTTCCCAATGTGCGGTCCTCCGTACTCGTAGGTCTGGTGATGACCTTTGCCCACACCATTGGGGAGTTTGGCGTGATACTGATGATAGGAGGTAATATTCCTGGCGAGACCAGGGTAGCATCCATAGCTATTTATAATGAAGTGGAGATGTTGAACTTTGACAATGCAGATATGTACGCCGGAATACTACTGGCTTTTTCCTTCTTTGTACTTATCAGTGTATACATCTACCAAAACCGTAGCCCACAGGGAGTGATATGA
- a CDS encoding ATP-binding cassette domain-containing protein, with protein sequence MIKVSLHKSLIGSEGSIALDISFGMPLHSIWALMGPSGAGKTSILKMLAGLMKPDRGQMYVDEQCWYDSEKKIWRKPQQRSIGFVFQDYALFPNMNVRQNLEYALPSSSSSQLIDDVMTLMHMEKLQTQKPANLSGGQRQRVALARAIIRQPKLLLLDEPFAALDRNMREKLQQDVLSLHHRFNTTILLVSHDVLEVARMADKVLEIQQGKIMYETNATERLPIIDQACFEGEVIEIDEERQYFILLDKRVAGLLRFTLPQHPQFKIHDRVVVKGDQIKVQTLD encoded by the coding sequence ATGATCAAGGTATCTCTCCATAAATCTCTGATAGGTAGTGAAGGCAGCATAGCGCTGGATATTAGTTTTGGTATGCCTCTACATAGCATATGGGCCCTTATGGGGCCTTCCGGCGCCGGTAAAACCAGTATACTCAAGATGCTGGCCGGCCTTATGAAGCCCGACCGGGGTCAGATGTATGTAGACGAGCAATGCTGGTATGATAGCGAAAAAAAAATCTGGAGGAAGCCTCAGCAACGAAGTATCGGTTTTGTTTTTCAGGATTATGCCCTCTTCCCCAATATGAACGTACGTCAGAATCTGGAATACGCTCTCCCCTCATCATCCTCATCTCAGCTGATTGATGATGTAATGACTTTGATGCATATGGAAAAGCTGCAAACGCAGAAGCCTGCCAACCTATCAGGAGGGCAGCGACAAAGAGTGGCACTGGCACGCGCCATCATTCGTCAACCTAAATTGTTATTGCTGGATGAGCCTTTTGCCGCTCTGGACCGGAACATGCGCGAAAAGCTTCAGCAGGATGTGCTTAGCTTGCATCACAGGTTTAATACTACTATTTTACTTGTCAGCCACGATGTCCTTGAAGTGGCAAGGATGGCCGATAAGGTACTGGAGATTCAGCAGGGAAAAATTATGTATGAAACAAATGCTACCGAAAGGCTTCCCATAATTGATCAGGCCTGCTTTGAGGGAGAGGTCATAGAAATTGATGAGGAAAGGCAGTACTTTATTTTGCTGGACAAAAGAGTAGCTGGGCTGCTACGCTTTACATTACCTCAACATCCACAATTCAAAATACATGACAGGGTAGTAGTAAAAGGGGATCAAATTAAAGTGCAAACTTTAGATTGA
- a CDS encoding DUF4212 domain-containing protein, whose translation MKRTKMQDYWRHNLKYLAILLAIWFISSYGFGILLADELNQIKMGGFKLGFWFAQQGSIYIFVVIIFIYVWLMNRLDKKYEVDEEEKLS comes from the coding sequence ATGAAAAGGACTAAAATGCAGGATTACTGGCGCCATAACCTTAAATATCTGGCTATACTTTTGGCTATCTGGTTTATCAGCTCTTATGGCTTTGGTATACTCCTCGCCGATGAGCTTAATCAGATCAAAATGGGTGGATTTAAGCTAGGTTTCTGGTTTGCCCAACAAGGTTCTATTTATATTTTTGTGGTCATCATATTTATTTATGTCTGGCTCATGAATCGCCTTGACAAAAAGTATGAAGTTGATGAGGAGGAAAAACTATCTTGA
- a CDS encoding histidine kinase dimerization/phosphoacceptor domain -containing protein — MNDSASSDSVDSRISRFEKELFKLDTSQLLTMMKQHLSDGYCITDDEGIIVDVNDSFCSTLEYRKEELLTKNFAELLPQGIRPYALMLHHEYISGQTEENAAEWAYESKSGKKVLLRSSTSRLALSPGHTYKLEILQLTTQAVADEQESMKKIMHQFKNTLQEIGGLLQLQAVQLEGEAKQAVVQAQRRTSAIALAFELLHKSTYSEAINIGEYLSRLTGQFGQNCQLHLHHQDIYWQINKAYAFGIIITESLNSLIAAGNTVMLHLTASQDKNIYVCDLRLEYAFSGKFTDFSRQLINALGRQLQAKVKILPDSHQILDVQCPL, encoded by the coding sequence ATGAATGATTCCGCTTCTTCTGACTCCGTAGACTCCAGAATTAGCCGCTTTGAAAAGGAACTTTTCAAGCTGGACACTTCCCAGCTCTTAACTATGATGAAACAACATCTCAGTGATGGCTATTGCATTACTGATGATGAGGGTATTATTGTAGATGTAAACGACTCTTTTTGCAGTACTTTGGAATATCGTAAAGAAGAGTTGCTTACAAAAAACTTTGCAGAGCTCTTACCCCAGGGCATACGTCCTTATGCCCTGATGCTGCATCACGAATATATATCAGGACAGACAGAAGAGAATGCTGCTGAGTGGGCATACGAAAGTAAATCGGGTAAAAAAGTGCTGCTGCGCTCCTCTACTTCCAGGCTGGCGCTTTCTCCAGGTCATACCTATAAGTTAGAGATCTTACAGCTAACTACTCAAGCAGTTGCTGATGAGCAGGAAAGTATGAAGAAGATCATGCATCAGTTTAAAAATACCTTACAGGAAATTGGCGGGCTACTGCAACTGCAAGCAGTGCAGCTTGAAGGAGAAGCCAAACAGGCAGTTGTACAAGCTCAACGTAGAACATCAGCGATTGCCCTCGCCTTTGAGCTGTTGCATAAGAGTACATATAGTGAAGCGATCAATATTGGAGAATACCTCTCCCGCCTGACCGGGCAGTTTGGGCAAAACTGTCAATTACACTTACACCACCAGGATATCTACTGGCAGATAAACAAAGCTTATGCGTTTGGAATCATTATTACTGAAAGCTTAAACAGCTTGATTGCAGCCGGAAATACTGTAATGCTACATCTAACCGCTAGTCAGGACAAGAATATATACGTGTGTGACTTGCGACTTGAGTACGCTTTTAGCGGAAAATTTACAGACTTCAGCAGGCAGTTAATTAATGCTCTGGGGAGGCAACTACAGGCAAAAGTAAAAATCCTACCCGACAGCCATCAAATACTTGATGTACAGTGTCCTTTATGA
- a CDS encoding Gfo/Idh/MocA family protein, whose product MKKSISKHPDPAGRRKFVKSSVAAFATISIVPRHVLGGTDHIAPSDKFNLAYIGTGRQGRGTLFRSFIEIPEVQIVAACEVDQKKLADFEQMVSDYYSAQKEQNSYQGLSTYADFREMLGSSDVDGVIVATPDHWHALASIAAANAKKHVYCEKPLSLTVAEGRAMVEAARRNNIVFQTGSMQRSWADFHRAAELVINGYIGDIEKVVVSVGGPPEECNQPDEPTPKYLDWDMWLGPAPQRGYSSFFAPPIEWDGWPRWRYCKHYGGGMMTDWGAHMFDIAQWALGMDNSGPVEIIPPDGKDTKVLTYRYANGIPMTREDFGKGNAVRFIGSEGTIEVSRSFLNMPENLKHQSIDLNDTHLYQSLNHYRDWLNCIKTGEKPICDVEVGHRTASVCNIGNIAYELGRPLQWDPENETFKNDKEADSMLSRDMRQPWKV is encoded by the coding sequence ATGAAGAAATCTATTTCTAAACATCCTGATCCTGCAGGACGAAGAAAGTTTGTAAAAAGCTCAGTAGCGGCATTCGCTACCATTAGTATCGTGCCCCGACATGTGCTTGGCGGTACAGACCACATCGCGCCCAGCGATAAATTCAACCTTGCTTATATAGGTACGGGCAGACAGGGAAGAGGCACCCTTTTCAGAAGTTTTATCGAAATCCCTGAAGTTCAGATTGTAGCAGCTTGCGAGGTTGATCAAAAGAAACTCGCTGACTTTGAACAAATGGTATCTGACTATTATAGCGCTCAAAAAGAGCAAAATAGTTACCAGGGATTATCCACGTATGCTGATTTCCGAGAAATGTTAGGCAGTTCCGATGTAGATGGAGTGATAGTTGCTACCCCGGACCATTGGCACGCTTTGGCCTCAATCGCGGCTGCCAATGCAAAAAAACATGTTTACTGTGAGAAGCCTTTATCGCTTACGGTGGCCGAAGGAAGGGCAATGGTAGAGGCTGCCCGTAGAAACAATATCGTATTTCAGACCGGAAGTATGCAACGCTCCTGGGCTGACTTTCACCGGGCTGCTGAGCTGGTTATCAATGGTTATATCGGAGACATAGAAAAGGTAGTAGTAAGTGTGGGAGGTCCACCTGAGGAGTGTAATCAGCCCGATGAGCCTACTCCGAAATACCTGGACTGGGATATGTGGCTTGGTCCTGCCCCTCAAAGAGGCTACAGTTCTTTCTTCGCCCCTCCCATAGAGTGGGATGGGTGGCCCCGCTGGAGATATTGTAAGCATTATGGAGGGGGCATGATGACTGATTGGGGAGCACATATGTTTGACATAGCACAGTGGGCCCTGGGGATGGATAATTCAGGACCAGTAGAGATAATTCCTCCTGACGGTAAAGACACGAAAGTACTGACTTACAGATATGCAAATGGAATCCCGATGACTCGTGAAGATTTTGGTAAAGGTAATGCTGTGCGATTTATAGGTTCTGAAGGAACAATTGAAGTAAGCAGGAGCTTTCTGAATATGCCTGAGAATTTAAAACATCAGTCCATTGATCTGAACGACACGCATCTGTATCAAAGCCTCAACCATTACCGGGACTGGCTTAATTGTATCAAAACAGGAGAAAAACCGATATGTGATGTAGAAGTCGGGCACCGTACCGCTTCAGTATGCAACATTGGTAATATTGCTTATGAGCTTGGCCGACCATTACAGTGGGATCCTGAGAATGAGACGTTTAAAAACGATAAAGAAGCTGATAGTATGCTGTCACGCGATATGCGACAGCCCTGGAAGGTTTAA
- a CDS encoding carboxypeptidase-like regulatory domain-containing protein → MRNTFFLCLICLIVPGTLLAQQDVQGEESTSEIRLSGTIVDEQDEVVPYATISIGKRGKGVVSDEEGFFYIVFPKQDTLVLSTVAHKPQHLYFGDTATTDNYDLKIRLSEQEYALENVTIFAFKDEYAFKKAILEMELDEEEEQIHIPGSYYGPRREVTASPLNPVSFIAGRLNKRARYEREARRKIAADKRSNALTQEYNRNLVEKVTGLNKEKLDEFMMYCRMKDLFVERPNEYEVILAINQCYKDYQLEHSRN, encoded by the coding sequence ATGAGAAATACATTTTTTTTGTGTCTTATATGCTTAATTGTACCAGGAACGCTGCTCGCTCAGCAGGATGTACAAGGTGAGGAGAGCACGTCGGAGATACGCCTTTCCGGAACTATAGTTGATGAGCAAGATGAAGTGGTACCCTATGCCACAATCTCTATTGGCAAGCGTGGTAAAGGAGTAGTAAGCGATGAAGAAGGTTTTTTTTATATCGTTTTTCCGAAGCAGGATACCCTTGTCCTTTCTACAGTAGCACATAAGCCCCAGCACCTTTATTTTGGAGATACAGCTACTACTGATAATTATGACCTGAAAATACGCCTCAGTGAACAGGAATATGCACTTGAAAATGTCACCATCTTTGCCTTTAAAGATGAATATGCTTTTAAGAAAGCTATCCTGGAGATGGAGTTAGATGAGGAAGAAGAGCAGATTCATATTCCCGGCTCCTACTATGGTCCCAGAAGAGAAGTTACAGCTTCTCCACTCAATCCTGTTTCTTTTATCGCGGGCAGGTTAAATAAAAGAGCAAGATACGAGAGAGAAGCACGCAGGAAGATCGCCGCAGACAAACGATCTAATGCCCTTACACAGGAGTACAACCGTAATTTAGTAGAAAAAGTGACGGGCCTGAATAAAGAAAAACTGGATGAGTTTATGATGTATTGCCGGATGAAAGATCTGTTTGTTGAAAGACCAAATGAGTATGAAGTGATACTGGCGATCAATCAGTGTTACAAGGATTATCAGTTAGAACATTCACGAAATTAA
- the dnaK gene encoding molecular chaperone DnaK, with protein sequence MGKVIGIDLGTTNSCVAVMEGNEPVVIPNSEGGRTTPSVVAFLDNGNGERKVGSPAKRQAITNPHHTISSVKRFMGKKHSEVTEERKNVSYELEKGSNDTVRVKIGDRLYTPQEISAMILQKMKSTAEDYLGTTITDAVVTVPAYFNDAERQATKEAGQIAGLNVKRIINEPTAAALAYGLDKKNKDMTIAVYDLGGGTFDISILELGDGVFEVKSTNGDVHLGGDDFDGKIIDWLAEEFKKDEGIDLRKDPMALQRLKEAAEKAKIELSSATSTEINLPYIMPVDGIPKHLVRTLSRAKFEQLIDDLVRRSMEPCKKALEDAGMSTSEINEVILVGGSTRVPKIQEEVEKFFGKKPSKGVNPDEVVAVGAAIQGGVFSGDVKDVLLLDVTPLSLGIETMGGVSTKLIESNTTIPTKKSEVFSTASDNQPSVEIHVLQGERPMANQNRTIGRFHLDGIPPAPRGVPQIEVTFDIDANGILNVSAKDKGTGKEQKIRIEASSGLTEEEIENMRKEAEANAETDKQEKEKVEKINSADSLIFQTEKQLKEFGEKLSEGNKKPIEEALAELKEAHGKQDLDAIDAAMNKLNSAWQNASQEMYQAAGADQAGAAGGPEGAQPGGEDANAGADGDVSDVEYEEVDDKDKK encoded by the coding sequence ATGGGAAAAGTTATAGGAATAGACTTAGGAACAACAAACTCCTGTGTCGCTGTAATGGAGGGTAACGAACCCGTTGTCATCCCCAACAGTGAAGGAGGAAGGACGACCCCATCTGTGGTCGCTTTTTTAGATAACGGAAATGGTGAACGTAAGGTAGGTAGTCCGGCCAAGCGTCAGGCAATTACCAATCCTCATCATACAATCAGTTCTGTTAAGCGATTTATGGGTAAGAAGCACTCTGAAGTAACAGAGGAAAGAAAAAATGTCTCTTACGAACTAGAAAAAGGAAGTAATGATACGGTTCGCGTAAAAATTGGCGACCGTCTATATACCCCTCAGGAAATCTCAGCGATGATTTTGCAAAAAATGAAATCTACTGCTGAAGATTACCTTGGCACTACCATCACTGATGCGGTAGTTACAGTACCTGCATATTTTAATGATGCTGAGCGCCAGGCTACTAAGGAAGCCGGACAGATTGCTGGCCTGAATGTCAAAAGAATTATCAACGAGCCTACTGCTGCAGCCCTTGCTTATGGCCTTGACAAGAAAAACAAGGACATGACCATTGCAGTGTATGACCTTGGAGGTGGTACTTTTGATATCTCTATTTTGGAATTAGGTGATGGTGTATTTGAAGTGAAGTCAACCAATGGTGATGTTCACCTCGGTGGTGATGATTTTGACGGAAAAATCATTGACTGGCTGGCGGAAGAATTTAAGAAAGATGAAGGCATTGATCTGAGAAAAGATCCCATGGCACTTCAGCGTCTGAAAGAAGCTGCTGAAAAAGCTAAAATTGAGCTATCTAGTGCTACCAGCACTGAAATCAACCTTCCTTACATCATGCCGGTTGATGGAATTCCCAAGCACTTGGTAAGGACACTGAGCCGTGCTAAATTTGAGCAATTAATTGATGACCTCGTACGTCGTAGCATGGAGCCTTGCAAAAAAGCCTTGGAGGATGCAGGCATGTCTACTTCTGAAATTAATGAAGTGATTCTGGTAGGTGGTTCTACACGCGTACCCAAAATACAGGAAGAAGTAGAGAAATTCTTTGGCAAAAAGCCTTCCAAAGGTGTTAATCCTGATGAGGTAGTAGCAGTAGGAGCTGCCATTCAGGGTGGTGTATTCTCTGGTGATGTTAAAGATGTATTACTCTTAGATGTTACTCCATTGTCACTGGGTATTGAGACTATGGGTGGCGTATCTACCAAGCTGATAGAATCTAACACTACGATTCCTACCAAGAAATCTGAAGTGTTCTCAACAGCTTCTGACAATCAGCCTTCAGTAGAGATCCATGTCCTGCAAGGTGAACGCCCCATGGCTAACCAAAACCGTACAATCGGTAGGTTCCACCTGGATGGCATACCACCTGCTCCTAGAGGGGTGCCGCAGATTGAGGTGACTTTTGATATTGATGCCAATGGTATCCTGAATGTGTCAGCTAAAGACAAAGGTACCGGCAAAGAGCAGAAGATTAGAATTGAAGCTTCTTCCGGACTTACCGAAGAGGAAATAGAAAATATGCGTAAGGAAGCAGAAGCTAATGCTGAAACTGATAAGCAGGAGAAAGAAAAAGTGGAGAAAATCAATTCCGCTGACTCATTGATCTTTCAAACTGAAAAGCAGTTAAAAGAATTTGGTGAAAAACTTTCTGAAGGCAACAAAAAGCCCATTGAAGAAGCGCTTGCTGAACTTAAAGAAGCACATGGCAAGCAGGACTTGGATGCTATTGATGCAGCCATGAACAAATTGAATTCTGCATGGCAAAACGCTTCTCAGGAAATGTACCAGGCAGCGGGTGCTGATCAGGCAGGTGCAGCCGGAGGCCCTGAAGGTGCTCAGCCCGGTGGTGAGGATGCCAACGCTGGTGCAGACGGCGATGTCTCAGATGTAGAATACGAAGAGGTAGACGACAAAGACAAGAAGTAA
- a CDS encoding NUDIX hydrolase, whose protein sequence is MNYCSNCGSEQINFDIPHGDNRARYICHQCNAIHYQNPKMVVGCLPVFEDKILICRRAIEPCYGLWNLPAGYLENNETVEEGAARETWEEARANVKIIKLHCIYNLPHINQVYLHFLAHLKNDRIACGSESLEVKLFDVYDIPWKQLAFSSSKFALEKYIEFKESYQGVHMGTYQAD, encoded by the coding sequence GTGAATTATTGCAGTAATTGTGGCAGCGAACAAATTAATTTTGATATCCCTCATGGAGATAACAGAGCCCGTTATATCTGCCATCAATGTAATGCCATACACTACCAAAACCCCAAAATGGTAGTCGGTTGTCTACCCGTTTTTGAAGATAAAATTCTGATCTGCCGCCGTGCAATTGAGCCCTGCTATGGACTCTGGAATTTACCCGCCGGATATTTGGAGAACAATGAAACCGTAGAGGAAGGCGCAGCCCGCGAAACATGGGAAGAGGCCAGGGCAAATGTGAAAATCATAAAATTGCACTGCATTTATAACCTACCTCATATCAATCAGGTATATCTGCATTTTCTGGCTCACCTGAAAAATGACAGGATTGCCTGTGGAAGTGAAAGCCTGGAGGTAAAACTATTTGATGTTTATGATATCCCGTGGAAGCAGTTGGCATTCAGTTCAAGTAAGTTTGCTCTGGAAAAATACATTGAATTTAAGGAAAGTTATCAGGGCGTACATATGGGTACTTACCAGGCGGATTAA